In the Thermodesulfovibrio yellowstonii DSM 11347 genome, one interval contains:
- the rplT gene encoding 50S ribosomal protein L20, protein MPRAKGGFKTRRYHKKILSMAKGYYSGRRRCYKVAAKAVEKALEHSYRDRRLKKRDLRSLWITRINAAVRMFGLTYNQFIDGLKKANISLNRKALADIAYNDINVFGELVEKVKPFVKAA, encoded by the coding sequence ATGCCAAGAGCAAAGGGTGGATTTAAAACAAGAAGGTATCATAAAAAAATTCTTTCAATGGCAAAGGGCTACTACAGTGGAAGACGTCGCTGTTATAAAGTTGCAGCTAAAGCAGTAGAAAAGGCACTTGAACATTCTTATAGAGATAGAAGACTTAAGAAAAGAGATCTTAGGTCACTCTGGATAACAAGAATAAATGCAGCTGTAAGAATGTTTGGACTCACATATAATCAGTTTATTGATGGATTGAAAAAAGCGAATATCTCTCTTAACAGAAAGGCTCTTGCTGATATCGCATACAATGATATAAATGTGTTCGGAGAGTTGGTTGAAAAGGTAAAACCTTTTGTAAAAGCAGCATAA
- the rplQ gene encoding 50S ribosomal protein L17: protein MRHRVSGRHFGRTANQRKALLRGLLASLIKYERIETTVAKAKAVKELADRLVTFGKKGDLHSRRIALSYLPDRELVKKLFNEIAPRFSDRNGGYVRVIKTGFRIKDSAPKAILEFVDYAKPEKESDKEEKKAN from the coding sequence ATGAGACATAGAGTTTCTGGAAGACACTTTGGAAGAACAGCTAACCAGAGGAAAGCACTTTTAAGAGGGCTTTTAGCTTCTCTTATTAAATATGAAAGAATTGAAACAACTGTTGCAAAGGCAAAAGCAGTTAAAGAGCTTGCTGACAGACTTGTTACTTTCGGTAAGAAAGGGGATCTTCATTCAAGAAGAATTGCGCTTTCTTATCTACCTGATAGAGAACTTGTAAAAAAACTTTTTAATGAGATTGCTCCTCGTTTTAGCGATAGAAACGGAGGATATGTAAGGGTTATTAAAACTGGATTCAGGATAAAAGACAGTGCTCCTAAAGCAATTCTTGAGTTTGTTGACTACGCAAAGCCTGAAAAAGAAAGCGATAAAGAAGAGAAAAAAGCAAATTAG
- a CDS encoding DNA-directed RNA polymerase subunit alpha — translation MNLYKEFQMPKKVEFDQESLTDTYGKLVIEPLERGYGITLGNSLRRVLLSSLDGVAVYAIRINDALHEFSSIKGVKEDILDIILNVKKLRFKYYAQDSDKKIATIKIKGPADVTAESIQTDGTYEVLNKSQYICSLDQDAQMEMVLYIRKGRGYVPSEAIKDDELPVDAITVDAIFSPVKKVNFRVEKTRVGELTDYDRLILEIWTDGSITPERAISDASSILIKHFEYLIFFKEAELQNKEIHETVPNPEEDLNFDLLNENILKPIEDLELSVRAYNCLKSAGINTIAELVQRTEGELMKTKNFGRRSLEEIKEVLTNMGLKLGMRINPELLEKFKEKAHRG, via the coding sequence ATGAATTTATATAAAGAATTTCAGATGCCAAAAAAAGTTGAATTTGACCAAGAAAGTTTAACAGATACATATGGAAAACTTGTAATAGAACCTCTTGAAAGAGGATACGGAATAACGCTTGGCAATTCATTAAGAAGGGTATTGCTTTCTTCTCTTGATGGAGTAGCAGTTTATGCAATAAGAATAAACGATGCTTTACATGAGTTTAGCTCAATAAAAGGAGTAAAGGAAGACATTTTAGATATTATCTTAAATGTTAAAAAATTAAGATTTAAATACTATGCGCAGGACTCTGATAAAAAAATAGCTACAATTAAAATAAAAGGACCAGCTGATGTTACAGCAGAATCTATTCAGACAGATGGAACTTACGAGGTTTTGAATAAATCACAGTATATTTGTTCCCTGGATCAGGATGCTCAAATGGAAATGGTGCTTTACATAAGAAAAGGAAGAGGATATGTTCCTTCAGAGGCAATTAAGGATGATGAGTTACCCGTGGATGCAATTACTGTTGATGCTATATTCAGCCCAGTTAAAAAGGTGAATTTCAGAGTTGAAAAGACAAGAGTTGGAGAACTTACTGACTATGATAGATTAATTTTAGAGATATGGACAGATGGTAGCATAACCCCTGAAAGAGCAATCAGCGATGCTTCCAGTATATTGATCAAACATTTTGAATATCTAATATTTTTCAAAGAAGCCGAACTTCAGAATAAAGAAATTCATGAAACTGTTCCTAACCCTGAAGAAGATTTAAATTTTGATTTGTTGAACGAAAATATTTTAAAACCTATTGAAGACCTTGAATTATCTGTTAGGGCATATAATTGTTTGAAAAGTGCTGGAATAAACACAATTGCGGAACTTGTTCAGAGAACTGAAGGAGAACTTATGAAAACAAAGAATTTTGGCAGACGTTCATTAGAGGAAATAAAGGAAGTGCTTACAAATATGGGCTTAAAGTTAGGAATGAGAATAAATCCTGAATTGCTTGAAAAATTTAAGGAAAAAGCTCACAGGGGGTAA
- the rpsD gene encoding 30S ribosomal protein S4 gives MARYTGSLCRLCRRESMKMFLKGTRCYTEKCAFERRKYPPGQHGHNRGKLSDYGLQLREKQKVKRIYGVMERQFKNYFEKATKMKGVTGENLLKLLERRLDNVIYRMGFAMNRRQARQLVRHGYFTVNGKKVDIPSYLVRPGDIIEIVQSGKELEIIKESLALAEQRGFPVWLEVNAEEMKGKFVRLPEREEMQLPVQEQLIVEFYSK, from the coding sequence ATGGCAAGATATACGGGTTCACTTTGTAGATTATGTAGAAGAGAGAGCATGAAAATGTTCCTCAAAGGCACAAGATGCTATACAGAGAAATGTGCTTTTGAAAGAAGAAAATATCCTCCGGGACAACATGGACATAACAGGGGTAAATTATCTGATTACGGACTACAGCTAAGAGAAAAACAAAAAGTTAAAAGAATTTATGGTGTTATGGAAAGACAGTTTAAGAATTATTTTGAAAAGGCTACAAAAATGAAGGGCGTAACAGGTGAAAATTTGCTTAAGTTACTTGAAAGAAGACTTGATAATGTTATTTATAGAATGGGATTTGCTATGAATAGAAGGCAAGCAAGACAATTAGTAAGACATGGATATTTCACGGTTAATGGTAAAAAAGTGGATATTCCATCTTATTTAGTAAGGCCTGGAGATATAATTGAGATTGTTCAATCAGGCAAAGAATTAGAGATAATTAAAGAAAGCCTTGCTTTAGCTGAACAGAGAGGTTTCCCAGTATGGTTAGAGGTCAATGCTGAAGAAATGAAAGGAAAATTTGTTAGACTTCCAGAGAGAGAAGAGATGCAGCTTCCGGTTCAGGAGCAGTTGATTGTAGAGTTTTATTCAAAATAA
- the rpsK gene encoding 30S ribosomal protein S11 yields the protein MAQKRKGIKKVKKNIPYGVAHVQTSFNNTIITITDPNGNVVAWASSGSCGFKGSRKGTPYAAQIAAEAVAKRVIDMGMKQIDVLVKGPGAGRETAIRALQAAGLEINLIKDVTPVPHNGCRPPKRRRV from the coding sequence ATGGCACAGAAAAGAAAAGGCATAAAAAAGGTTAAAAAAAATATTCCTTATGGAGTGGCTCATGTTCAGACAAGTTTTAATAATACAATAATAACTATAACAGACCCAAATGGTAATGTTGTAGCATGGGCATCTTCAGGAAGTTGTGGTTTTAAGGGTTCAAGGAAAGGAACTCCTTATGCAGCTCAGATAGCAGCAGAGGCTGTTGCAAAGAGAGTTATAGACATGGGAATGAAGCAAATAGATGTTTTGGTTAAAGGACCGGGAGCAGGAAGAGAAACAGCAATAAGGGCTCTGCAGGCAGCAGGTCTTGAAATTAATTTAATTAAAGATGTAACACCTGTGCCTCACAATGGGTGCAGACCTCCGAAGAGAAGGAGGGTTTAA
- the rpsM gene encoding 30S ribosomal protein S13, whose product MARIAGVDIPKNERVEIGLTRIFGIGRSLSNKILKETGVEPNKRVKDLTDDEIVKIRSEIEKNYKVEGELRKEISMNIKRLMDIGCYRGLRHMANLPVRGQRTRTNSRTRKGPRRKIMKKK is encoded by the coding sequence ATGGCAAGAATAGCAGGTGTTGATATACCTAAAAATGAAAGAGTTGAGATAGGGCTAACAAGAATTTTTGGCATAGGCAGAAGTCTATCAAATAAAATATTGAAAGAAACAGGCGTAGAACCAAATAAAAGAGTAAAAGACCTTACAGATGACGAAATAGTAAAAATAAGAAGCGAGATAGAAAAAAATTACAAAGTTGAAGGTGAACTAAGAAAAGAAATATCCATGAATATAAAAAGATTAATGGATATAGGTTGTTATAGAGGGTTGAGACATATGGCTAATTTGCCTGTAAGAGGACAGAGAACAAGGACAAATTCAAGAACTCGTAAGGGTCCGAGAAGAAAGATTATGAAGAAAAAATAA
- the rpmJ gene encoding 50S ribosomal protein L36, whose translation MKVRASVKKICAKCKIIKRKGVIRVICENPKHKQRQG comes from the coding sequence TTGAAAGTAAGAGCCTCAGTAAAGAAGATTTGTGCAAAGTGTAAGATAATTAAAAGAAAAGGAGTTATTAGAGTTATTTGTGAAAATCCAAAGCATAAACAAAGACAAGGCTAA
- the infA gene encoding translation initiation factor IF-1 → MPKEEHIEMQGTIEEALPNAMFRVKLENGHVILAYVSGKMRMHFIKILPGDKVLVEISPYDLTKGRIIYRFK, encoded by the coding sequence ATGCCGAAAGAAGAACATATAGAGATGCAGGGTACTATTGAGGAAGCTTTACCTAATGCTATGTTTAGAGTAAAGTTGGAAAATGGTCATGTTATCCTTGCTTATGTTTCTGGGAAAATGAGAATGCATTTTATAAAAATTTTACCGGGCGATAAAGTTCTGGTTGAAATATCTCCCTATGACCTTACTAAGGGTAGAATAATTTACAGATTTAAATAG
- the map gene encoding type I methionyl aminopeptidase, translating into MIILKSPEELKKMRKSCQIVAKVLKELKTYIKEGLTTKQIEQFVENLIIKMGGIPAFKGYRGYPASVCISINEQVVHGIPSEKVFIKEGDLVSVDVGVLCEHFYGDAAYTYPIGKISKEAEKLLKITEEALYKGIAEAMEGKRIGDISHAIQMHVENNGFSVVRAFVGHGIGRSLHEEPQIPNFGTKGIGPMLKKGMTLAIEPMVNTGKHDVKILSDGWTAVTKDGSLSAHFEHTIAITEGEPEILTKL; encoded by the coding sequence GTGATTATATTAAAGAGTCCTGAAGAATTAAAAAAAATGAGAAAATCCTGCCAGATAGTGGCAAAGGTTCTTAAAGAGCTTAAAACATACATAAAAGAAGGATTGACAACAAAACAGATAGAGCAATTTGTTGAGAATCTGATAATAAAAATGGGAGGAATTCCGGCATTCAAAGGTTATAGAGGTTATCCTGCAAGTGTTTGTATATCTATCAATGAGCAAGTTGTTCATGGAATACCATCAGAAAAAGTTTTTATTAAAGAAGGAGATTTAGTAAGTGTTGATGTTGGTGTTCTTTGTGAACATTTTTATGGAGATGCTGCATATACATACCCTATTGGCAAAATTAGTAAGGAAGCTGAAAAATTACTCAAAATTACAGAAGAAGCCTTATATAAAGGGATTGCTGAGGCAATGGAAGGCAAAAGAATTGGTGATATCTCTCATGCTATACAGATGCACGTTGAAAACAACGGATTTTCAGTTGTGCGAGCATTTGTGGGGCACGGAATAGGAAGGTCACTTCATGAAGAACCTCAAATTCCTAATTTTGGAACAAAAGGAATCGGTCCAATGTTAAAAAAAGGTATGACACTGGCAATTGAACCTATGGTTAACACAGGAAAACACGATGTAAAAATTCTTTCTGATGGATGGACAGCGGTTACTAAGGATGGTTCCCTTTCTGCTCATTTTGAGCATACTATTGCAATTACTGAAGGTGAACCTGAAATCTTGACTAAATTATGA
- the secY gene encoding preprotein translocase subunit SecY, whose amino-acid sequence MGLVTAFRNILKIPELRARVLFTLAMLAVFRIGAHIPTPGIDGEALSKFLLERGGAVMGFFDIFTGGALSKVTIFALGVMPYISASIIFQLLTVVIPSLQKLAKEGEEGRKKITRYTRYATIVIAAIQGFGIAVGLESMGGGQFIQEPGWSFRIITMITLTAGTAFLMWLGEQITEKGIGNGISLIIFAGIVARFPNAIFYTYNLVRTGELSIFFVLILIVVMVGVVAGIIFIERGQRRIPIQYAKRVVGKKMYGGYTTYLPLKINSAGVIPPIFASSVLMFPATVAGFIAVPWVQALAKQMSPGSFLHVILYVGLIIFFTYFYTAVIYNPVEIAENLQKNGGYITGIRPGQKTSEYIYRVLSRLTFIGALYLSAVCVLPEILIAKFKVPFYFGGTSLLIAVGVALDTVSQIETHMISRSYEGFFKKFRIKGRKD is encoded by the coding sequence GTGGGACTTGTAACAGCCTTCAGAAATATTCTTAAAATACCTGAGTTGAGGGCAAGGGTTTTATTCACTCTTGCAATGCTTGCTGTATTTAGAATTGGAGCACATATACCCACGCCAGGTATAGACGGTGAAGCATTGAGCAAGTTTTTGCTTGAGCGTGGTGGTGCTGTTATGGGCTTTTTTGATATTTTTACAGGTGGAGCACTTTCCAAGGTTACTATCTTTGCTCTTGGTGTAATGCCTTATATAAGTGCATCTATTATTTTTCAGCTTTTAACTGTTGTTATTCCTTCTTTGCAAAAACTTGCAAAAGAAGGAGAAGAAGGTAGAAAAAAAATTACGAGATATACCAGGTATGCAACCATAGTCATAGCAGCAATTCAGGGATTTGGAATAGCTGTTGGGCTTGAAAGTATGGGAGGAGGCCAGTTTATTCAAGAGCCAGGCTGGTCATTTAGAATAATAACAATGATAACTCTTACAGCTGGAACAGCTTTTCTAATGTGGCTTGGAGAGCAGATAACTGAAAAAGGAATTGGTAATGGTATCTCTTTAATAATATTTGCAGGAATTGTTGCAAGATTTCCGAATGCTATTTTTTATACATATAATCTTGTTAGAACAGGTGAGTTATCAATATTCTTTGTGTTAATTTTAATTGTTGTCATGGTTGGTGTAGTGGCAGGTATTATATTCATTGAGAGAGGTCAGAGAAGAATTCCTATTCAATATGCAAAAAGAGTTGTTGGGAAAAAAATGTATGGCGGATACACAACATATCTTCCTTTGAAAATTAATTCAGCAGGGGTTATTCCACCAATTTTTGCTTCTTCAGTATTGATGTTTCCTGCGACAGTTGCTGGATTTATAGCTGTTCCATGGGTTCAAGCACTGGCTAAACAGATGTCTCCTGGGAGTTTTCTTCACGTTATACTCTACGTTGGTTTAATAATCTTTTTTACATATTTTTACACTGCTGTTATTTACAATCCTGTGGAAATAGCTGAAAATCTTCAGAAAAATGGAGGATATATTACAGGAATAAGACCAGGGCAGAAAACATCTGAGTATATTTACAGAGTTCTTTCCCGTCTTACATTTATTGGAGCTCTTTATCTAAGTGCGGTGTGCGTTTTGCCGGAAATTCTTATTGCTAAATTTAAAGTTCCTTTTTATTTTGGTGGCACATCCCTCCTTATTGCTGTAGGCGTAGCTCTTGATACAGTTTCTCAGATTGAAACCCACATGATAAGCAGGTCTTATGAAGGATTCTTCAAAAAGTTCAGAATAAAGGGCAGGAAGGACTAA
- the rplO gene encoding 50S ribosomal protein L15, whose protein sequence is MKINDLKPAPGSKKKAKRIGRGLGSGHGRYATKGLKGQKSRSGGAKGAGFEGGQMPLQRRVPKRGFSNAPFKKEYAIVNLEDLNKIIDEVDIITPETLLQKGIVKDLKDGLKILGNGEIKKSITVKTNAISKSALQKIQSVGGKVEVI, encoded by the coding sequence ATGAAAATAAATGATTTAAAACCAGCTCCAGGAAGTAAGAAGAAAGCAAAGAGAATCGGAAGAGGATTAGGTTCTGGGCATGGCAGATATGCAACAAAAGGGCTCAAGGGGCAGAAATCTCGTTCAGGAGGTGCTAAAGGAGCAGGATTTGAAGGTGGACAAATGCCTCTGCAGAGAAGAGTTCCAAAACGTGGTTTTTCAAATGCACCTTTTAAAAAAGAATACGCAATAGTGAATCTTGAAGACCTAAATAAAATTATTGATGAAGTTGATATTATTACTCCCGAAACTCTTTTACAAAAAGGTATTGTAAAAGACCTAAAAGATGGATTAAAAATTCTTGGCAATGGAGAAATAAAAAAATCTATCACAGTCAAAACCAATGCCATAAGTAAATCCGCACTGCAAAAAATTCAGTCTGTAGGTGGTAAGGTAGAGGTTATATAG
- the rpsE gene encoding 30S ribosomal protein S5: MKQERINANELSLKDKVVYINRVAKVVKGGRRFSFSALVVVGNEAGIVGVGKGKAAEVPDAIRKAIDKAKKNLIVFPLKDTTIPHRVEYKYGATKIVINPAPKGTGIIAGGPARAVFEVAGVQDIVAKVLGSHNPFNSVKATIGALNRLKEPSSVAKLRTKPSEIESSEENQTVSEEEKVL; this comes from the coding sequence ATGAAGCAGGAAAGAATAAATGCTAATGAATTGAGTTTAAAAGATAAAGTAGTCTATATAAATAGAGTTGCCAAGGTTGTAAAGGGTGGCAGAAGATTTTCTTTCAGTGCTTTGGTTGTTGTAGGAAATGAAGCTGGTATTGTTGGCGTAGGCAAGGGAAAAGCAGCAGAAGTGCCTGATGCAATAAGAAAGGCAATAGATAAAGCTAAAAAAAATCTTATAGTTTTTCCTTTAAAAGATACTACAATTCCTCATCGTGTAGAGTATAAATACGGAGCTACAAAGATAGTAATAAACCCTGCACCAAAAGGAACAGGAATAATAGCTGGTGGTCCAGCAAGAGCGGTTTTTGAAGTTGCAGGAGTTCAGGATATTGTTGCAAAAGTTCTTGGAAGTCATAATCCTTTCAATTCAGTAAAAGCAACAATAGGAGCATTGAATAGATTAAAAGAGCCTTCTTCTGTTGCTAAACTCAGAACAAAGCCTTCGGAGATAGAATCATCTGAAGAAAATCAGACAGTAAGTGAGGAGGAAAAGGTTTTATGA
- the rplR gene encoding 50S ribosomal protein L18, translated as MRDKTELRDRRRQRIRKKVFGTSERPRLCIFRSLNHIYAQIIDDTKGHTLVAASTLDKELKDLKGHKGNKEFAKKVGELIAERAIKLGITKVVFDRAGYKYHGCVKALADAARERGLQF; from the coding sequence TTGCGAGACAAAACAGAGTTAAGAGACAGAAGACGTCAAAGAATTAGAAAAAAGGTTTTTGGAACTTCTGAAAGACCAAGGCTTTGTATATTCAGGAGTCTTAATCATATATATGCCCAGATTATTGATGACACAAAGGGACACACACTTGTAGCTGCTTCTACTCTTGATAAAGAGTTAAAGGATTTAAAAGGACATAAAGGTAATAAAGAATTTGCTAAAAAAGTTGGAGAATTGATTGCAGAAAGGGCAATTAAACTTGGTATAACAAAAGTTGTTTTTGATAGAGCAGGATATAAATATCATGGATGTGTTAAGGCTCTTGCAGATGCTGCAAGAGAAAGGGGACTACAATTTTAG